Genomic DNA from Penaeus chinensis breed Huanghai No. 1 chromosome 21, ASM1920278v2, whole genome shotgun sequence:
AAAGGTAAACTGCAAGAGGTTCAGGCTCACATATGACTCTGAAACTTTGGTTTTCTTATTGAGTCGGCTCAATATTCAGGTACAGCTAAACTGTAACTACAGCTTTTATGTATGAAGGTGTAAGAAACTGTATGCAACACAACTTTTCATCAGGAAACGATTGTCCAATCCACTTCTTTAACTGTAGACTAGTTTACTTTCAATCTAATAATAAACCTACACAGTAAATtggtgagaggaagaaagtgataaaaaataaaaataaataaaaatcagatactgaaacaaataataaacttAAATCTAACTATGGCAGTGATCCTGACTAAAAGACTGGTAGAATGAACACTAGGCAGCATCAAACAACCTTTAACATTAAATTCCTATGAAACTCAGCTAATCATCTCATCAGCCAAGTCATTTCATATAAAGCATCAGATAGTCAAGAACGCCCATCAAACTTACATGTTTGtagtaagagaggaaagaaaaaaaggaagtaaaactGATGCTGTCAAACAAGTTAAATAAtcttaaatacaaaataaaataaatagattattCACAAAACATTTTGCCACTATAATGTGCACCACTGTTTTCTATTGCAGATTTAATCTAAGCCTAATGGAATATGGAACACTAAATCTGActgattttttcctcttccatgtGCAACTGCTGTAATACGAAGTAATACATGGTGAAAAATAATGTGATCTCCTTTTTTGTTGGCCTTTATGTGACACAGACACATTCTATAATAATCCAATTTTTTTAAACTTCAGTATCAATGTCATAcaggttatatatttatatatatatatatatatatatatatatatatatatatatatattcataacattttAACTGGCTACtgcaaaagaaaatcaaatgttCATATATGATTTGTTATGTATAGGGATGTTTCACGAATAATCTCTGCACATAAAATAACATGGAGAACAATGTCACTGGTAagatcagcatttttttttttttttagataatagcATTCTGTGAAAAAAATAGCTCAAAAGTCATGAAACAAGGTACATATTGCTTAAAATTTGCATGAACTATAGCTTtaggataataaagaaaattggagagagagagagagagagagagagagagagagagagagagagagagagagagagagagagagagagagagagagagagagagagagagagagaatagagagagagagagagagagagagaagaatactcTTTCAGGGCAGGTTATTTCCTCCATATTTCTGAACTGAACTGGCACTGACCTCAACTTCACTATGAGGAACAAATCCTGACCTTGAAATAAGAACTGCTGTGATGAGTACTCAAAACACCGGGTTATAGAAATCAAAATTTCTCTTATAAAATATGGAATTCTCGGAAGAAAGAGATACAACAGTAACACTCATGACTTAGCAAAACACTGAAtccaattatgataaatatattgttttagGTAATTGGAAATGCATTATTTTACCTTGATTTTtggattattttatattttgtttcatgtAGCATTCCTGGATAATGTAGTTGCAGTTACTTCTTAATTTTAGGATTAGTTTTGAAGGTACATTCAGTGCATAAAACAGAAAATTGAAATTTACATTGAATTTATAGCATAAGTGTACAacaagaattaagagagagaaaaaaagaaatatacagaaaaatataaatgcatgaaaATAAGATTGCCATATGGATTTGACCACACAATCTCTAATAATACCTTCAGATGAaagacattaatggtaataataatgccacCTAATATTTGTAACTCAATTAAAAGTCTTTCAAAATTACAATGCACTGCAAAGTTTCAAAAACTAAAGAAAACCGGGCATTACATAAAACACTGTAATATTAAATACAAGTATCAAATATATGAAGAAATCACTCAGCATAATCTGAAATGAGaactaataaagagaaaaagtgaggcaTCTGAATTATACTTAGTAATTCATAAAATTGAATCtttacatttatgtacatttgAAACATAGACATCAGGTATCAAGCATTCAGAATTAAATGAAATAATCCTtttcaaacaaagaaagagacatggaaaattcaagataaatagattaagtcTTAGCATTTGAAGCTAATgggaaggacagagacagagagggagaaacagaaaatggGGAGATGGGAGGTAGTTAAGAGCAGGAAGTAcagtgaggaaaaggaagagagaaaacacacacacacacacacacacacacacacacacacacacacacacacacacacacacacacacacaatatgcatacacttgcatgcacacaaacttttatatgaatattaacaaACCAAagagtatatcaatatataaaggaagaaaaaatgtttgATTAAAATTCAATTGCAAGACCTATAAAATGATAAGATGTTGAGAGCCTGGATGTTCCCAAGAGTGAAGATGATACAGTGTAGACAGGGAAATTGTGCTTCATACTTTGCTTGAACGTGTCATGTGGGCATTGTAGTTATCACATGAAAGGGCTTCTCTAACTACAATACAAAGTTAAGAGAATTTTCGAAACAGAGATCCAATAGGAATATATAAAATTCAACAATTTGCACAGTTCTCAAGACGCAGCAATTGCAGCGTCACTAGAGTGAGTATTACTGGTTGTGGCGGCGGCGCCTGGCCTGCCTTGCCCGTCCCTCCACATTTGAAAGACTCATCACTGAATGCAACTTCACAAAAAACACATAATCTCACTGTTATGGAGATAAATATTTCAGGTCactaattcatatacatacatacatatatccacacacatatatatgtatatatgtatatatgtatatatgtatatatgtatatatgtatatatgtatatatgtatatatgtaatatatatatatatatatatatatatatatatatatatatatatatacacacacacacacacacacacacacaaacaactgtaTCTCCAATTTTCAGTTCCTACTAGCACACACTTTCAAGCTCACGGCTGCGTCGGCGACGTGCTTGTTTTCTTCTGTATTCATTAAATTCCTGCTTCATGGCAGCAACCCGTGCCTCCATTGACTCATGGCGCCGCCGCCCACCTGACCCGTAGATCTCAGAGTCGCTGAGGCCACGCTCGCCTGATGGAATACGGGTCCTTGACCACTCTGCTGCGGCATCCTCCCCAGGTGTTGGACTAAGCACCGTATCAAACTCATAATGGTCATCCACACTAACATCTAGTGGCTGCTGTGGAGAAACAGGTATGGTAATTGGTGGAGGGCGTGGAGAAACTCGGACTGAGGTGCCTGAGTCTACACTGGCATCTAACCCGGAAGACCCTAATCTCTGTCGTCTTCCTATCATACCTGTTTTTATGCTTGACAGTCGAGGTCCTATTATAGCAGGCATTCGGAACTGAGGCAAGACCTGTCGTGCAGCCCACTCCTCATATGGTGGTGGTTGTCGTGGTCGAACCAGTGGTGCAGGACGACTTCGAGGAGCTGCCAAGAGCCATGAAGGTGGGGCTTGTGGTGATATATCGGTAGCTTCTGCTGTCTCGGTGACCTCTGAAGCCTCTAGACGAGATGAATCAAGCCCTAATGCTGACAATGACTGTCCTGACTGTGATGAGCTTTGCTGCTGGGATGTATTTTTACTACCAAATCCACTAGATGAGTCTGGAGACTGCTCCTGAGACTGTTCATGTGACTGTTCATGGCTTTCAGGGGCAATGCCTAAAGGCCTGCTAGAACGACGGCCAGAGGTATGTCTAATTTCAGAACGTCCTGCAGAACTTAGCTCTGGGGCACTATTGGTGCGTGGTGCAGGTCCGAAGAGGCCACTACGTACCCGCCCAATGGTCTCCTGCAACCGTTCACGGGTGTATGTTACCGGCTGATCACTACTGGAGTCACTATCTCGTGTCCTGCCCACTGCTCTGGGCAAGGGGTCAGGTACTCTGGTCTTTGTactggtagggggtgggggaggcagcgGTCGTGGCCTGGGTAACCCCTGGGCCCGATGCCGGCCCTGAATTGCACGCGGGCGGGGGGGCGAGCTTGTGGCCAGCGGCTTTTGATTCTCCGAGGAGGAAGGTTTGAGCAAATAGGGGGGGTCCCGCCCCGGTATTCGTTGATAAGCGTCGCGTCTCGGAGGAAGGTTTACATAGTGGCGTGGTATGTCTGGTATGCGTGGAGGCTGGATATGACCTAGTGCCTCCCGCACCACTTGGCCAGCTCTTACCAGAGGAGGTGAGTGCACATGCTGGCCAGACTCCAACACTGTCAGCTCTGGTCGGCCAGGTGGATGTGTAGGATGACTCACTGGGCGGGTTGTGGGCCACACTCGAGTGGGACGTCGAGGAGTGGTCCAGGCTGGAGTATGTGGTGGTGCTGCCCAAGCCTGTAGCTGTGGGTGAAGGTGTGATGGAGGGGAGTGAACTTGTGCTCCCACTAGAAGTCGTCCCGAGTGTAACTGGGAGGTAGAAAGAGGTGGCATCTGTCGGGCATAGCGCTGGTGAAGTACCCGAAGAGCATCTTCCTCATTGGGAGGAGAAATGGCAGATGAAACACCATGTGCAGATGGTGTTCCTTGTGCTGAatcagggaaagaggaaagaacagtTGAAGGAAACGATCGTTCCACACTTGATGGTTGTTGCACACTGCTCACCTCACTGAATGAAACTAACTGTGCTAACTGGTTCCACTCTGAGCTTAGTGGACCTGGGGAAGATGCTCTGAAACGTCTTGATCGTGGAGACCACAGAGTGTCTCCTGGACTCTCTGGAATGACATGTTTACCAAATTCTGGTGATGCAAGAGATACAGAGGTTGTTGGTGCTTCCAATCTTCCACTAGACCGAAATGCTTGAGTGCTTACTACACGTGGTTCCTCGTGTGTACTGGCGCCAGAACCATCAGATCGAAGACTAAGACGCGGAGGAAGGGGCTGACGGTGGTGAAGACGACTAGCTGTTCCTGCACGCACATGATAAACACCACTTTCCACACCCACATCTCCAACCCACCTGGGGCCAGGTTGATCTTGTTCTTCACTTGTCTGTTTTCCTGATACACTACGTACTGGTCGCCTTGGAGAGGTAAACCCTCCCTCTTCACTGTCCTGGTCTAATACAAAGCGTCCGTCAGTGGTACGGGATATCTTACTGAGTGGCTGAGTGTACTCAAGCTTTACACTGTAGTACACATCTCGAGGGAATGGTCTTCCCCGATGCACACCATAGTCTCTGTAATCATCACCTGAGGAACCTGCTGCTGTGTCTTGCCCCCCACTACTGATGTCTTGAGGTGCAGGACTGGAGTCTAGAGGCCTGCTGTCCGTGGAGTCTAGTAAGCGGCCCCCAAGCAGCACACCTGCCACCCAAGCCCACTCCCACCTTAAACATGGTATTCCGCACCGTAGTaacctgtatatataaaaataaaataatatgttaTTTCCTGCACAAATGCTTACCATACTCTGCAGCAATTATATCTAATCAACTGGGAATACTTGGAAATACTGAGGATTAAATGTAGATAAAATATCTTATTCACACATTAGCTATCTTTAATAACTAGTAATATAGTACTggaaatgaaatatgtatatataatataatacattcaatatataacaaaaagttgAGTACCACATCTTTATCAAAAGGAAgttaaaatgaaaagagagagagagagagaaaaaccaaaCAAGAATGGAggcacaaaaacaagaataaattgataaaacttTACATCACTTATTCCCAGGTAAATCTTGTTTAAAAAAGGAGAATCAAAACCTTGCCGCATGCCCCCAAAAGATTGGACTGAGCTTCATGCAACCTAAAACCCAATATCTCCGTTGAAGCAAAAACACGTGTAGAAGACAAAATTACAAGAAAAGCCATTCTATGCAAAATAACCTTAAATGGGTACTAGTACCAAGTTCTTTCTTTGCATATGGGTGTATGAATTGGATTATGATCACACACAGAATTATGCACAAAATTTGTTTTCTTTGGTATAATTCAATTCATGATAATCAGTCTGAATGATCATGAAAGCATATAAAATCTATAAAGTTATTAAGTATTATATGCAACAATTCCTTTGTTAcggtacagaaaaaaaataaatcaattatatatatatatatatatatatatatatatatatatatatatatatatacacatatatacatacacacacacacacacacacacacacacacacacaaaaaaaaaaaaaatcaattatatatatatatatatttatatatatatatatattaatatgtatgtatatatatgtgtgtgtatatatatatgtatgtatatatatatatgtatatatatatatatttatatattttgtgtgtgtgtgtgtgtgtgtgtgtgtgtgtgtgtgtgtgtgtgtgtgtgtgtgtgtgtgtgtgtgtgtgtgtgtgtgtgtgtgtgtgtgtgtatgtgtgtgtatgtgtgtgtatgtgtctatatatataaatatatatatatatatatatatatatatatatttatatatatacatatatgtatgtatgtatgtatgtatgcatatatatatatatatatatatatatatatatatataaatatatatgtatatatatgtatgtatatatatatatatatatatatgtatatatatatatatatatatatgtatatatatatatatatatatatatatatatatatatattatatatatgtatatatatacacacatatatatgtatatatatatacatatatatatatatatatatatatatatatatatatatatatttaaatatatgtacatataaagaccCAGAAGTGTAACAACAAATCATCTTTCATAGATAGAGGGTCACTGatgctttgcacacacacacacacacacacacacacacacacacacacacacacacacacacacacacacgtgtgtgtgtgcgcgtgtgtttgtgcatgtgcgcatttgcacatatatgtgtgtatccatatcaatacctatctaaatacatatataaaacaggtatatatatatatatatatatatatatatatattcacacacatacacacacacacacacacacacacatcaatacaaaACTAATAAATAGGTGGAGAGATCAATAAATGGAATATATGATACCAGCACATTGGAAGCTATGCAGCTGTTTGTATGAGAACAACTTTCTGGTTAAAGATATGGGCCATGTTCCTGAAAAATCTGGGATTTGCTTTATTTTCTCAGTCCTAGTAAATTAAAATTCCATGCAATATGGGATCAAAAAATCAtaagagcaataaaaaaaataaaaaaataaaattgaaaataaaaaaaataaaataaaaaaaagcaatgtGGTTGTGCACTTGGCCACAAAGTGAATTATTTACTTAAGTGAAGGGGGAacgaggtggtgatggtggtggtggtcaacTAGATCTGTTCTGTGGTAATCGCTTCACCTGGGAACTCCTTCCTCCTGCCCAGCCGATGTGTGGAAGCAGGGGGAAAAGGTAAAGGCAAAGTTATTGGTTAGTAATAGAATACCAAAACAccaaaagagagaatatatttcATTCAGCCAAGAACTAAAAAAAGCAGTTTAGAAAAAATACCCATAGAGGATTCTAAAAGAAGTTTTTAAACCTTCTGAGACTACTAGACAGTGGGAAGCCAATGTGATATAACATTAACTAAAACTCATTAGTTTTTCCTTAGGAAACATTATATTAACTTTCACCTGTTAATCAACATGAAAAGAAAACTTATTAAAGAACTGTAACAAAATGTAATATGGATGAAGAATTTTAAAGATAAAATGCTCACATTTATGTAAtgaaagtttatgtatatatatatatatatatatatatatatatatatatatatatatatgtgtgtgtgtgtgtgtatgtatatatatgtgtatgtatatatatatatatatatatatatatatatatatatatatatatatatacacacacacacacacacacacacaccactatcaTTTGAAAATACtgtttttgtgtcattttttgttccctctctttttcctgaaCTTTTCCCTCAACTACAGTATATGTAATACTGTAATTCTATAatcatacagaaaaagaaaactctttcacagaagaagaaagaaaattgaactCCTGTTACATagaaatgtgtgaatatacaaattcTCTTATCTTATTAGAAAATATGTGAATGAAATCATGAATTTGCTGCTCTCATTGCTAGGCCTGTATACCTTGCAAAAACTATGCTCATTGAAATAAGGAGTTTTCAAAAACAGATTGAGAGCACATAACATAAAACCTTGAATTACAACATAAATAGCATCAATGCCATGaaagatattccaatataaatgaaacagtatacatatacatctgcaagaacacatacatacttatacttccacacacataaacttagACACATACCTCAAAAATATgtatgcacccacccacccatatccAGACATATGCAGGTATTATGAATTGTGGTCTCATGAATGAAATGAAACAGGCAATCAGTCACATTTATGAAACATGATAAAGCAACTGAAACTAATGCAATTAAATGCTATCAAATTATTAGAAAAGTTCTAATCAATATGAAGTGGGCAAACAGGTATCCACTTGGGAATTCACATGAGTAAAAGGAAGTCTCAACCCCTTAAGGATGATATAACTTAATTTCTATTATGCCACAACTTGTATCTTTGAATAGTCTACTGTAAAATTCTATATCATTATGTCACATCTGAGAGTAAATGAAAATTCTATCTTCCCAgctaaaaagaggagagggagtgggatgcTTGAGGGCTATGGGAGTCTATGAAAACTATGAGACCAAAATACCtttcattttcaaatattttttcttttttgtatacttAAAAGGAAAACCACCTGATGTCTCATCAAATTACAGACCAGTATCCTCATGCAACTAATGTGCAATTCCTTCCACAAAGGTgcatcttttatctctttcaccTGAAACACATATCATATAGGTATAGGAAAGATACAAATTTACAATCATATACATCAACACAATACTTCCTCTTTTAAGCCATCTGTATATTATTTtgaatctccctctcccctgactGCTTAAATCCAAGAATATTTCTTCTTTCTAACCAGTTTGATGCTATTTTTAGTCCCATCTCAATTATCTGCACAAATTCCagattatttcctctttttaatctGTTGCACATTATTCTgagtcctctctgtctgtctgtctctctaaccaATATGTATAGAGTCTAATTATTCAAGATATCCACAGAACATAGGCATCCAtggatttaaatattaaaaatcaaTATATTAAAAATCCATATATTCAGATGACAATGAAATGGTCAATATTTGCTTAAACCTTAGAATAAAGAAAGCATCAAGCTAGAATGGTCACTTTATAAAATGTTAGATATACTCTGCCTTCTATCCATCATATGATCAGGGGGGTATTTCAAACTATAAATTTGACTATTGGTCATATATTAAGCAGAACTAGAATTCTCTAAAAAGAACTATCCTAACATATCAACACCTGAAAAGAACACTGACTATCAGCAGAATAACTGAATACTCTCCACTCGTGGTATGGGAGCACAGTATTCaggtaaaacaaatataaaactcaCCTAATGAATGAAAACTATTTCAGGCACTCCAAAATCAACCCTCTGTTTATAATGGACATTAAGCTCCCATCAGTGGTGACTCTCCACACTCCTTACCAACTGGTTACAAAGCAATTGGCTGCTTTTCTGCAGCCAATAGTATTGCTGTTTTGCCATTTTCtgaggtctatatttgtcatttttgcTGTATCAAAATTATCTCTCCAGGGACATTGTGTTACTTgcgttatttttataaatatttttgtattattcagaATCTTGTAACACACCTTACACCTCTGGTTATGGTGGATAGGAATAGGTTCCTATACTTGGACACAATGTCTTCTCTGGAGGCGGTATCTCCCAGGCATGGCTGATCAGTAGTAAACTTTTCCCTCACGGACCAGTGGAAATCTTGTAGGAGCCCATGACAAGCCCCTTCCTGATGGATCACTGAGTCCATTTCACTCCAAGCTATTTGTGCACTCATGACTAGACATCTCTCATCACCTGCTACTCGACAACAGGTATCTATGATAACATGTTCCTGCCATCTGCCCCTTAACCAAATTCTATATCCATCACCTGCCCCTCAGCCAAGACTATTATAGGATTCTCTTTTTAATAATCAGTTTTTACTACCCTTTTTAATGAGTAAAATACTTCCCATGCCAGGATATTATACTACATATGTTATACTGTctctaatactaataaaagataCAAGAATCTCATAGTTGTCCAGTATGCCATCCTCATTGAGACAAGTGTAGAAAAGGAATTAATGTGAATTCATATTTTAACAAtgcaatagatgtatttgaccgacaATGATCATATCTTTagtgaaatacatgtattcatacctATCAAGTATGCCATCATAGTCCACAATATACTGATTACCTGGTAATTAGTGCCATGCTGCAAGATTTAATGGGAACTATTAAACAAACTGATGTaacatttcctctcttccatatGAAATACAACCATGGAGGGATGACAGCCatacaaaatgatgatgacataCACCCAAGCACTCTGCctctcacaaacacacccacacacccacccacacccacaaacacacacacacacacacacacacacaaaacagtgtATTGATGGTATATAGTTTGCTTATAATATAAAGTATACTGTCATGAAACTACTTATCATTCCAAATAATGGTGAACTGTTTATCAAATAATATAATTTCACATTTACAATAAATGTGAGAATAGTTTTTCTTATACTTGTCCTTAATATCACAGGACCATTACTCCAGTTTATCTCTTCTAATTTGTTATTCTTACTGAGTGAACTCGCCTAATATCAGGAACATGAGACCAAGGACAGATCTAATGTGCATCAACACAGAGATGGTCAGGGCTGTTAAGGAACTCATGCTACTAAGACAGACCTTGAAAACATGCCCTATTACCTTCACCCTATTCAAAAGCTGGATGTAGATAGAATGACTTTTTCCTGTAGTCTAGCTGTGATGGTATTTGGAACATGAACCCACAACCACACCTACCAAAAAACTATTCCAAATGCAGGTTTCAAACAAGCATCAAAACAGGACCAAAGACAGAACCTATCTCATAAGTTGTAATGTGAAGAAGGGTTGGCTTATTTAACTCAGGCATTCCTTGAAGACATTTTAAAACATTATTATAGTATTTCTTTATCCACTTAATCCACCAACTGGGTACATATAGAACTGATTACAGTTTTGCATACCATTTACAATACTATCACATATGTACATAGCCAGGCCTACACCTTAAACCCAACCCAGTATTGGAAGAGTGGCTGAAGTTACATGTAGGTCTACCAACCAGAACCAGAACTATAGCAAGAGGGATACAGATGAAGCAAACCAGCAAAAGGGAGCTGTACCCAACAAAGACTATGCTCAGGATGTGAAAGGACACTATCTGGGCACCTGACTGAAATATCTTACTCTAAATGTGAGGCTTAGGTGAGACCTCCTCTTTAGCATTGGTCACGGCCTAGGTAGAGGAGCTGCACCGTGTCAGACCTCACACCAACCTGCGGcctaaaaaatatacatgttctTCATCTCATAATTACAGGATCTGAAATATGCAGAAATGCTTCGAGCCGACAAACAATCCTTCCTAAGGACAGTCTCATTTCTAGGATTTTGTGACTTATATTCAGAGTAATTGAAATGCAAGCTGTCTCAGTAAGTCAtataaaatactaaaaataaataattttgtttAACCCGActttaaaatatgatataaagaaataatacaaacAGATGATTCTTctgcaaaaagaaaagacagaaaaataaaatctgcTGGCTAGAAATTATGTCATACAGGCTTTCCCATTGTTACTCATATCTAACCACTTCTTGGTAATTAGTATAATTCAGTCATGCAGAAACATGTTAGTTTGGCTACCTACATAAAAGTAATATCTATAGATTTCAAGTACAAGAGTGGAAAAAGATAATCTCACTTTTTCAAAGGCACAGGACTGGACCCATGACCGCCATTTCTGGACTCGGTGACCCGACAGTCAACCATGTTATAGGCTGTGTCATAGAAAATATGTGATTGTAGTTCTGTTTGATCCATGAgcagcaggaaaaaaaataataaaaaatcaatattcCATTATTAACATGCCATTCTGACTTATCTTTTtatcagtttgcctttttatgatGAACCATGAGAGCAAAGGTATTCCACAAGTATATGTAAACAATAAGATTTTGGATTCAATGCTAAATGCTTAATTAGTGCTATTAATCCATGGAGTACGCAACTACAGTTTCAGATCCAAACAAGCGGTATGCAAGGAATTACACAAAAAACTTTCTTTCTTAATACGTTTAACAATAAACATTCAGGGTATCAcctgggagggagaaaaaaaagaaagaaaaaagaaagaaagaaagaaaaaagaagaaagaaagaaagagagaaagaaaggaaaaaaaaaaagaaaaagaaaaggagagtgcTTTGCAGACCCTCTGTTGCTAGCCTGAGCTGTGTCCCGCACTCCATGTTTAATGCTACAGTGAAACTGTCACTTCCTTGGCTACTGGAAACCAattaaatggaaataaataaatcataaatgttAGGTTGACCGTACCtttttcctgcttcctcctcttcctcttgttgcaGATCTTGACCGTGCAGACGGAAAGGATGATGGCAACAATGAAGAACAAAATTCCCCCGACTATGGCTGCAGTTATAGCCTGCAAGTGAAAGACAACTTATTCATCCAAAGGAAATCTACTCTGTAAAGAAAAGTGCTAAATAAAACGGATATGCAAAGAGATGTCAACCAGGAGAAACTTTTCAATAAAAGCAAATCAAGAGTTACAAATGTTTCTTCATATACATTAACACAATCCTATAAGCTGGTATTAGAATTCAAATAAAAGATTGCCAGTCTTTTCTAATCATCTGCATTCACATTAAAAAGGATGGTAAAAAgtacatgcacaaaaaaaaaaaaaaatatatatatacatacatacaaagacacacacacacacacacacacacacacacacacacacacatatatatatatatatatatatatatatttgtatatatatatatatatttgtatatatatatatatatatatatatatatatatatatatatatatat
This window encodes:
- the LOC125036756 gene encoding uncharacterized protein LOC125036756 isoform X2, with amino-acid sequence MARREGHGPAPPPPPPPPPPPPPPPPPPNMGIATLLVLLGLLSSGVCLQNGDAEHITAILGESVILNCAVSHPKIPYIIHWKRQHHKIPIYIWYEGYDPHVEDTYKGRASRVSQDTTYGLASLNLTNVREDDQGWYECKVFYLDRTGSPDNGTWIHLDVHAPPRFTTTPDDVTYVNIGNSIILNCEAEGTPKPEIFWFRDDEPVVPSDSVGIFNDGTELRINKIRDQDIGDYVCVARNAEGRVHHEAKVVIAGGAVIVTPPQNQTRQEGEKVEFPCEAKALPGNVTVIWKREGVAIDKLSWLDIRAIVRKDGALVINPTSADDGGFFTCEVSNGIGTPQRATAYLNVEYPARVTYTPTVQYLPFRQQGIIKCFIKSNPPIQFVTWIKDKRLFDAEKENTVVKLNNGSLLITKVNQSHQGRYSCTPYNRHTTAGSSGDMEVIVRDPPVFSPRPQLQYHGQVGEEVTLVCGGQGSPTPEVTWKRRDNQNLPRDRTDIVGGNLTIRSLRKSDHAYYECMVSNEIATLVTATQLLVEGTTPHPPYNITSETDPFSVKLSWLPGYPGGKDWEQQYTIWYRALGFRTWSQIDVKPAGSTSITIHNLSPGHTYEFQVQGKNMLGDGMFSDVVTATTEALGGQPSDPPMDNHHVTPTPDKPVYDYSMIVFPTDSSGSTYIPTILNPTGPKPDPPRNVTVRRVQDEYLISWIPPTDNSVPPAYYGIEYRTDGTWKKLNDDHIIGATSYTMKKLKSGKKYYFRVFANTLTSFAYSEETMFVVPVQNKEKAITAAIVGGILFFIVAIILSVCTVKICNKRKRRKQEKELQSHIFYDTAYNMVDCRVTESRNGGHGSSPVPLKKLLRCGIPCLRWEWAWVAGVLLGGRLLDSTDSRPLDSSPAPQDISSGGQDTAAGSSGDDYRDYGVHRGRPFPRDVYYSVKLEYTQPLSKISRTTDGRFVLDQDSEEGGFTSPRRPVRSVSGKQTSEEQDQPGPRWVGDVGVESGVYHVRAGTASRLHHRQPLPPRLSLRSDGSGASTHEEPRVVSTQAFRSSGRLEAPTTSVSLASPEFGKHVIPESPGDTLWSPRSRRFRASSPGPLSSEWNQLAQLVSFSEVSSVQQPSSVERSFPSTVLSSFPDSAQGTPSAHGVSSAISPPNEEDALRVLHQRYARQMPPLSTSQLHSGRLLVGAQVHSPPSHLHPQLQAWAAPPHTPAWTTPRRPTRVWPTTRPVSHPTHPPGRPELTVLESGQHVHSPPLVRAGQVVREALGHIQPPRIPDIPRHYVNLPPRRDAYQRIPGRDPPYLLKPSSSENQKPLATSSPPRPRAIQGRHRAQGLPRPRPLPPPPPTSTKTRVPDPLPRAVGRTRDSDSSSDQPVTYTRERLQETIGRVRSGLFGPAPRTNSAPELSSAGRSEIRHTSGRRSSRPLGIAPESHEQSHEQSQEQSPDSSSGFGSKNTSQQQSSSQSGQSLSALGLDSSRLEASEVTETAEATDISPQAPPSWLLAAPRSRPAPLVRPRQPPPYEEWAARQVLPQFRMPAIIGPRLSSIKTGMIGRRQRLGSSGLDASVDSGTSVRVSPRPPPITIPVSPQQPLDVSVDDHYEFDTVLSPTPGEDAAAEWSRTRIPSGERGLSDSEIYGSGGRRRHESMEARVAAMKQEFNEYRRKQARRRRSRELESVC